From the genome of Oscillatoria sp. FACHB-1407, one region includes:
- the pgsA gene encoding CDP-diacylglycerol--glycerol-3-phosphate 3-phosphatidyltransferase has translation MNLPTWITVSRLLGVPILLYLLYQPTEQSRWIALSIFLISAGTDWLDGYLARRLNQVTDLGKFLDPLVDKLLVLAPLLVLIELGQVPAWGVFLILGRELAIAGWRVNQPKISGANIWGKLKTVSQIGAIALLIAPLSNTWQLSAAIAFWLAVALTLISGAIYLLPAPTQDDAAKL, from the coding sequence ATGAATCTACCGACCTGGATCACCGTTTCACGCTTGCTGGGAGTGCCTATTCTCCTCTATTTGCTCTATCAACCGACTGAGCAGAGCCGCTGGATTGCTTTGAGTATATTTCTGATTTCAGCGGGCACCGATTGGTTAGATGGCTATCTGGCACGTCGCTTAAATCAGGTCACGGACTTAGGGAAATTTCTAGATCCACTGGTGGACAAGTTGTTGGTGTTGGCTCCTTTACTGGTGTTAATCGAATTGGGGCAGGTGCCTGCCTGGGGGGTGTTTTTGATTCTGGGACGGGAGTTAGCGATCGCAGGTTGGCGGGTCAATCAGCCCAAAATCTCAGGCGCGAATATCTGGGGCAAACTCAAAACCGTGTCACAGATTGGGGCGATCGCGTTGTTAATTGCGCCACTGTCAAACACATGGCAACTATCTGCTGCGATCGCATTTTGGCTCGCGGTTGCCCTAACCCTGATTTCGGGAGCCATCTACTTGTTACCTGCACCAACCCAAGACGATGCGGCAAAACTGTAA